One window from the genome of Malacoplasma penetrans HF-2 encodes:
- the rpmF gene encoding 50S ribosomal protein L32 codes for MAVPQRKVTHSRKAKRGSHLHLSIPTLVACKRCGKKITPHRVCNSCGYYKNKKVPQIEA; via the coding sequence ATGGCTGTACCACAAAGAAAAGTAACTCACTCTAGAAAAGCTAAAAGAGGGAGTCATTTACATTTATCTATCCCTACTTTAGTTGCTTGTAAACGTTGTGGCAAGAAAATTACACCTCATAGAGTTTGTAATTCTTGCGGATATTACAAAAACAAAAAAGTTCCTCAAATTGAAGCTTAA
- the rpsU gene encoding 30S ribosomal protein S21, with amino-acid sequence MPKVEVKNGDLDAALKSFKRITSETEKAYKKHEFYLRPGLRKKEKEKAAAKKRNKYNKRRSFYY; translated from the coding sequence ATGCCAAAGGTTGAAGTTAAAAACGGAGACTTAGATGCAGCACTAAAAAGTTTTAAAAGAATTACTTCTGAAACTGAAAAAGCTTACAAAAAACATGAGTTCTATTTAAGACCAGGTTTAAGAAAAAAAGAAAAAGAAAAAGCTGCTGCTAAAAAAAGAAACAAATACAACAAAAGAAGAAGTTTCTATTATTAG
- a CDS encoding PolC-type DNA polymerase III, translating into MADKNSIYNFLSKLNLVSLENWKNHFETNCDFTITRNKQNDSINIKISFNKVLPADILIPFVDSLNLVDDSVLFNLVFNYDTYNQEDILNYLIYFVNHNIEQKQKGTSEKKELLYVLKYNMGIKKPIISENAIFLHYLENDQEKCIKKYLEHFRKFLNDYGFSKHHLSYILDEKTIDIISDHKNKIQEKIKNEITEVKRSSNAKKTDSSFTYKFRKSVTGDVTKLSDLFFEMKTATIEGEIFKIDKVVTKTGYEIYKYFVTDYSDSIVIKALFGKKINKDVLSELKEGVWVKAKISIQIDMYENNDITGLIEEISIISKPKEFIRHDNALIKRTELVNHTNMTAFEGLVNIKELFKFSSEMGYSSVAITDKFNCQNFPDFYNEAKKYSKLKAIYGVQFNIIDKNIPIVLNANDTKISDATYVIFDIETTGLSPYYDKIIEFGAIKYHKGVQVESIQMFINPEEKISDKIFAITKISNEDVKDALKIKEALVKIKDFIGDSVLIAHNGIKFDLPFLNCKLEENKMDIIKNPLIDTLQISRAINEQIHGHSLGVIARKYKIDYDETQAHRADKDAEYLLNIWKRMLENQKLQDIKTLNEINSNLQNDFLRERNRGSLITVYCKNEGEIRNLYKLISTSLTSNFDGGPKVYWENFNEFNNSFIVSNSATEGEIFEAAMSNTQQVLEDIIKDKYDFITIGSPECFLHDIHREIYKRGWIEDAIKRIIKIANKYNKKVVATSDTYYLNESDEVYFRVYVNAKVLGGKRNRLFKYNELNTVLPKYYFRTTDELKDEFSFLNDPVLVNDIVVTNSNYIASLIDANIKPIKETLHSPHIEGASDKLKQLIYQKSYSIFGDAMNNDVKARIDREISSVIDNGYAMIYWFSHLLVKQSVDDGYVVGSRGSVGSSVAAWLVDITEVNPLEPHYICTNCKYFNFEKNVDSGFDLPESNCPKCKSKLKGDGHNIPFETFMGFKGDKIPDIDLNFSAVYQGKAHDFIKNMFGEERVFRAGTISTTAEKTAYGYVKSYFEESKKMNARNAEITRIAKKCENVKRTTGQHPGGIVVVPHGKDVYDFTPFNYPADDKTQDWFTTHLAFESLHDSLLKFDILGHDNPTILKMLTEQTNVNADTIPNFDNDVMDLFNSTDSLKIKNPMINKILKTGSSGIPEFGTNFVKEMLLVTKPQKFSDLIRISGLSHGTNVWNDNAKYLIEEKGLTISDVISCRDDIMVYLIDKGITPIIAFKIMEDVRKGKGLNEEYQKVLNDNNIPTWYIESCNKISYLFPKAHATAYVIMAWKIAWFKIYYPLHFYASYFSIRIKVFDIKSILNGESEITNKINEIKEKMANPKTKALVKNKELDLIPIYELALELLGRGYKFANIDLKKSLATDFLVEGDYLIPPFSAIDGLGDSVATSIVKAREEKMFSSKEDFKKRTKVTTTHMKIMEELGITSSLNEDDQISLFNF; encoded by the coding sequence ATGGCAGATAAAAATAGTATTTATAACTTTTTGTCAAAATTGAATTTAGTGTCTTTGGAAAATTGAAAAAATCATTTTGAAACTAATTGTGATTTTACCATTACAAGAAATAAACAAAATGATTCTATAAATATAAAAATTTCATTTAATAAAGTTTTACCTGCTGACATTTTGATTCCTTTTGTTGATTCATTAAACTTAGTAGATGATAGTGTTTTATTTAATTTAGTTTTTAATTATGACACTTACAACCAAGAAGACATTTTAAATTACTTAATTTATTTTGTTAACCACAACATAGAACAAAAGCAAAAAGGGACAAGTGAAAAAAAAGAATTATTGTATGTTCTTAAATATAATATGGGAATTAAAAAACCAATAATTTCTGAGAATGCTATTTTTTTACATTATTTAGAAAATGATCAAGAAAAATGTATAAAAAAATATTTAGAACATTTTAGAAAATTTTTGAATGATTATGGATTTTCTAAGCATCACTTATCTTACATATTAGATGAAAAAACAATAGATATAATTTCTGACCATAAAAATAAAATTCAAGAAAAAATAAAAAATGAAATAACTGAAGTCAAAAGATCAAGTAATGCTAAAAAAACTGACTCATCTTTCACTTATAAATTTAGAAAAAGTGTTACTGGTGATGTTACAAAATTATCAGATTTATTCTTTGAAATGAAGACTGCCACTATTGAGGGTGAAATTTTTAAAATAGATAAAGTAGTAACAAAAACAGGATATGAAATTTATAAATATTTTGTAACAGACTATAGTGATTCAATTGTTATAAAAGCATTATTTGGGAAAAAAATTAATAAAGATGTTTTATCAGAGTTGAAAGAAGGTGTTTGGGTAAAAGCTAAAATTAGTATCCAAATCGATATGTATGAAAACAATGATATAACAGGATTAATTGAAGAAATTAGTATCATTAGCAAACCAAAAGAATTTATAAGACATGATAATGCATTAATCAAAAGAACAGAGTTGGTAAATCACACCAATATGACTGCTTTTGAAGGTTTAGTTAACATAAAAGAATTATTCAAGTTTTCAAGTGAAATGGGCTATAGTTCAGTTGCAATTACAGATAAATTTAATTGTCAAAACTTCCCTGATTTTTATAATGAGGCAAAAAAATATTCAAAACTGAAAGCAATTTATGGTGTTCAATTTAATATTATTGACAAGAATATACCAATAGTTTTAAATGCAAATGACACTAAAATATCAGATGCCACTTATGTTATTTTTGATATTGAAACTACAGGATTGTCACCATATTATGACAAGATAATAGAATTTGGTGCAATTAAATATCATAAGGGTGTTCAGGTAGAAAGCATTCAAATGTTTATAAATCCTGAAGAAAAAATTAGTGACAAGATTTTTGCTATTACTAAGATTTCTAATGAAGATGTAAAAGATGCTTTAAAAATCAAAGAGGCATTAGTAAAGATTAAAGATTTTATAGGTGATAGTGTTTTAATAGCACATAATGGGATTAAATTTGACTTACCTTTTCTTAACTGTAAATTAGAAGAAAATAAGATGGATATTATTAAAAATCCATTAATTGATACACTTCAAATTTCACGTGCAATAAATGAACAAATTCATGGTCACTCACTTGGAGTAATAGCTAGAAAATATAAAATAGATTATGATGAAACTCAAGCCCATAGAGCAGATAAGGATGCTGAGTACTTGTTAAACATTTGAAAAAGAATGTTAGAAAACCAAAAATTACAAGACATCAAAACTCTAAATGAAATTAATTCTAATCTACAAAATGATTTCTTAAGAGAAAGAAATAGAGGTTCATTAATTACAGTTTATTGTAAGAATGAAGGTGAAATTAGGAATCTTTATAAGTTAATATCAACATCATTAACTAGTAATTTTGATGGAGGTCCTAAAGTTTATTGAGAAAACTTTAATGAATTTAACAATTCTTTTATAGTTTCAAATTCTGCAACTGAAGGTGAAATATTTGAAGCTGCAATGAGTAACACTCAACAAGTTTTAGAAGATATCATTAAAGATAAATATGATTTCATAACAATTGGATCCCCAGAGTGTTTTTTACATGATATCCATAGAGAAATTTATAAAAGAGGATGAATAGAAGATGCTATTAAAAGAATTATTAAAATAGCTAATAAATATAATAAAAAGGTTGTTGCTACATCTGACACATATTATTTAAATGAGAGTGATGAAGTATATTTTAGAGTATATGTAAATGCAAAAGTGTTGGGTGGTAAAAGAAATAGATTATTTAAATATAATGAATTAAATACAGTGTTGCCTAAATATTACTTTAGAACAACTGATGAACTAAAAGATGAATTTTCATTTTTAAATGATCCAGTTTTAGTAAATGATATTGTAGTTACAAATAGTAATTACATTGCAAGTTTAATAGATGCAAACATTAAGCCAATTAAAGAAACATTGCATTCTCCCCATATTGAAGGCGCAAGTGATAAATTAAAACAATTAATTTATCAAAAATCTTATTCTATTTTTGGTGATGCAATGAATAATGATGTAAAAGCCAGAATTGATAGAGAAATAAGTTCTGTAATTGATAATGGTTATGCAATGATTTATTGATTCTCACATTTATTAGTTAAGCAATCAGTAGATGATGGATATGTTGTTGGTTCAAGGGGTTCAGTTGGTTCTTCTGTTGCTGCATGATTGGTTGATATAACTGAAGTAAACCCATTAGAGCCACATTATATTTGTACTAATTGTAAGTATTTTAATTTTGAAAAAAATGTAGATAGTGGGTTTGATTTACCAGAATCAAATTGCCCTAAATGTAAAAGTAAATTAAAAGGTGATGGTCATAATATTCCTTTTGAAACATTCATGGGATTCAAAGGTGATAAAATTCCAGATATTGATTTAAATTTTTCAGCAGTATATCAAGGAAAAGCTCATGACTTCATTAAAAACATGTTTGGTGAAGAAAGAGTTTTTAGAGCAGGAACAATTAGTACAACTGCAGAAAAAACTGCTTATGGATATGTAAAATCATATTTTGAAGAAAGCAAAAAAATGAATGCTAGAAATGCTGAAATTACAAGAATTGCTAAAAAATGTGAAAATGTAAAAAGAACTACAGGTCAACACCCTGGTGGAATAGTTGTTGTTCCTCATGGTAAAGATGTTTATGATTTCACACCTTTTAATTATCCAGCAGACGATAAAACTCAAGATTGATTTACAACACACTTAGCATTTGAATCTTTACACGATTCTTTATTGAAATTTGACATACTGGGTCATGATAATCCCACTATATTAAAAATGCTTACTGAGCAGACTAATGTAAATGCTGATACTATTCCTAATTTTGATAATGATGTAATGGATCTATTTAATAGTACAGATAGTTTAAAAATTAAAAATCCAATGATTAATAAAATTTTAAAAACAGGATCTAGTGGAATTCCTGAATTTGGAACAAACTTTGTAAAAGAAATGTTACTAGTTACTAAGCCTCAAAAATTCTCTGATCTTATTAGAATATCAGGATTGTCTCATGGTACTAATGTGTGAAATGACAATGCAAAATATTTAATTGAAGAAAAAGGATTAACTATTTCAGATGTTATTTCTTGTAGAGATGACATTATGGTTTATTTAATTGATAAAGGAATAACTCCTATTATTGCTTTTAAAATCATGGAAGATGTTAGAAAAGGTAAAGGTTTAAATGAAGAATATCAAAAGGTATTAAATGATAATAATATCCCAACTTGATATATAGAATCATGTAATAAAATTTCTTATTTATTTCCCAAAGCACATGCTACTGCATATGTGATTATGGCTTGAAAAATAGCATGATTTAAGATTTATTATCCATTGCATTTTTATGCATCATATTTTTCTATAAGAATTAAAGTTTTTGATATCAAATCCATTTTAAATGGAGAATCAGAAATCACTAACAAGATTAATGAAATAAAAGAAAAGATGGCTAACCCTAAAACAAAAGCTTTGGTTAAAAATAAAGAATTGGATTTAATCCCTATTTATGAATTAGCTTTAGAATTACTTGGTAGAGGTTATAAATTTGCAAACATAGATCTTAAAAAATCTCTTGCTACAGATTTTTTAGTAGAAGGTGATTATTTAATTCCACCATTTTCAGCAATTGATGGATTGGGTGACTCTGTTGCTACATCAATTGTAAAAGCTAGAGAAGAGAAAATGTTTAGTTCTAAAGAAGACTTTAAGAAAAGAACTAAAGTCACTACAACTCATATGAAAATTATGGAAGAACTAGGAATAACAAGTTCACTAAATGAAGATGACCAAATTTCTTTATTTAACTTCTAA